The stretch of DNA GCAGGACCTCCCTGGTGAACACCTGCCACGGCTTACGGGCGAGCGCCACCAACAGGTCGAACTCCAGCGGCGTGAGCGCGATGGACTGCCCCTCGCGCTTGACCGAGTGCCCGGCCACATCGATGACCAGGTCACCGATGGTCAACTGTTCCGGCGCCGGCTCCTCCGACCTGCGCAGCCGTGCCCTGATTCTGGCCACCAGCTCCTTCGGCTTGAACGGCTTCACGATGTAGTCGTCCGCGCCGGACTCAAGGCCCACCACGACATCGACGGTGTCGCTCTTCGCCGTGAGCATCACGATCGGCACACCCGACTCCGCCCTGATCAGACGGCACACCTCGATGCCGTCCCGACCGGGCAGCATCAGATCGAGAAGCACCAGATCCGGCTTGGTATCGCGAAAAGCAGCCAACGCCTTGTCGCCGTCTGCTACGAACGACGGCTCAAAACCTTCTCCACGCAGCACAATGCCGAGCATCTCGGCCAGTGCGGTGTCGTCGTCGACGACAAGGACTCGTCCCTTCATGGCTGACATCATCCCATTAGCTAATCGTTACCTGACGTGACCTGAGACACAGCTCGGCCAGCGCTTGGGCGGTGACGGGTGAAATGACGCCGTGCTCGGTGACGACGGCCGTCACCAACTCCGGTGGTGTCACATCGAACGCCGGGTTGTACGCCTGAGTTCCCAGCGGCGCCACGGGAACGCCCCCGCCGGCTTCCACCCCGGCGACCTGCACGAGCGGCGCTGTGATCTCTGTTACCTCATGACTGCCCCGCTGCTCGACCTCGATGGCCGCGCCGTCCGGGGTCCCCGTGTCCACCGTCGTGGCCGGGGCCACCACGATGAACGGCACCTGATGGTGGTGCGCGAGCACCGCCAGCGGGTAACTGCCGACCTTGTTCGCCACCGAACCGTCGGCCGCTATCCGGTCGGCACCTATCAGAACCGCGTCCACCTCCCCCGCCGCGAACAACGAACCCGCCGCGTTGTCCGTGAGCAAGGTGTACGCCATTCCGTTGCGTGCCGCCTCGTACGCGGTGAGCCGCGACCCTTGAAGCAACGGCCTCGTCTCGTCCACCCACAGCCGCCGCAGCCGCCCGACCCGGTGCGCGGCGAGGGCCACCGCGAACGCGGTGCCCTCACCCCCGGACACCAACGCACCCGTGTTGCAGTGCGTGAGCACCCGGTGACCGCCACCCGGCAGCAACTCGTCGAGCAGAGCGAGGCCGTGCACCGCCATGGCTTCACTGGCCGTGGCGTCCTCGTCGTGCAGGGCACGTGCCTCCGCCAGCGCGGCGACAGCCGCCTCCCCCACGTCGCCTCCGCCGTCGAGCACCGCCCGGTACGCCCGCTGAGCCCTGCGCACCCCGCGTTCGAGGTTCACCGCGGTGGGCCGCGCCCCGGCGAGCGCGTCCGCCGCCTCCTCCACGTCGAAGCCGCGGGCCGCGGCGAGCGCGACACCGTAGGCCCCCGCGATACCGAGCACCGGGGCACCCCGCACCACAAGCGTACGGATCGCCTGCACCAGAGCCGGCGCGTCTGTGCACACCACCTCGACTTCCTCCGCGGGCAGCCTGGTCTGGTCGAGGAGGACCAGTACGGGACCCTCCGGCGGCTCGTCCCACCGCAACGCGGGTATGTCCGACGGCTTCCTGCCCTCACGGGATTGCGCCTGCTGATCAGCCATTGACCCAGTCTGCCCCGTACCCGGCCGACAATTGAAGGTACGCAGCCCATACGCCACCCGGTCCGTACGGGCGCGGGCCGTGACACGATGGCTGTCAACCTGCCGCCGCGACCGCGGACGGGCACCAAGAAGGAGCGACGATGAACGACACTCCGGGCTGGGCCTCGCCCGGATCTGCCCCCTCCGACGGCAAGGACCAGGGCACGCCCGAGCCGGCCGAGCCCGCGGACCAGCCACACGGTCCCGACACGAAGTGGTCGAAGGAGCAGCCACCCCCCGGCCAGTGGTCGGCTCCCGGCTCCACGTCGCCGGGGCAGAACCCTCCTCCGCAGCCGCCACCGCCGGGCAACGGCGGTCCAGGCGGGGGCGGCGGCCCCGGGGGCTGGGGCGGGGGCCCCGCACCGAGGCCCGGGGGCGGTTGGGGCGGCGGATGGGGAGCGCCACCCGCGGCGGCGAAGCCCGGAGTCATCCCGCTGCGTCCGCTCGGCGTCGGCGAAATCCTTGACGGCGCGGTCTCCACGATGCGGGCGCACTGGCGCACCGTCCTCGGAATCTCGCTCGGCGTGGCCGTGGTCACGCAGATCGTCGCCGTCCTGGTCCAGGGCTTCCTCCTGGACACCGGGGCAGGCGCGGACGTCCTCTCCGACCCGTCGGCGTCCCTCGACGAACTGAGCCGCGCCATGGGCGACACCCTGCTCGGCTCGGGCGTCATCCAGCTCATCACGCTCCTCGGCACCCTTGTCGCCACCGCCCTGCTCACCATGGTGACCAGCCGTGCGGTCCTCGGCAGGTCCGCGGCCATCGGAGAGGCGTGGCAGGACTCCAGGCCCCAACTGCTGCGCCTGCTCGGCCTCACCCTGCTCGTACCGCTCATCTGCCTGGCCATCGTCGCGGTCTGCACCCTGCCGGGGATCCTGGTCGCGGTGGCCGGTTCGACGGACGCGGGCGCCGCGCTCGCGCTGCTCGGCGGTCTTGTCGGCGCGGTGCTCGCACTGTGGCTGCTGATCCGCTTCTCTCTTGCTTCTCCCGCCCTGATGCTGGAGAAGCAAGGGGTGTTCAAGTCCATGAGCCGCTCCGCCAAGCTGGTGCGCGGGTCGTGGTGGCGGGTCCTCGGTATCCAGCTCCTGGCCACGATCATCGCCGCCGTCGTCACCTCGATCATCAGTATTCCGTTCACGCTCATCGCGGCGGCGTTCAGCGGCGACAACTTCAGCAGCTTCGTCGACGCGGCCTCCGACGTCGGCTGGGCGTTCCTGATCATCAGCGCGGTCGGCTCCGTGATCGCGGCCACGATCACCTTCCCGATCACCGCCGGGGTCACGGTGCTGCTCTACATCGACCAGCGCATCCGCCGCGAGGCCCTCGACCTGGAACTGGTCCGCGCTGCGGGTCTCGACGGCC from Streptomyces tsukubensis encodes:
- the mtrA gene encoding two-component system response regulator MtrA, which encodes MMSAMKGRVLVVDDDTALAEMLGIVLRGEGFEPSFVADGDKALAAFRDTKPDLVLLDLMLPGRDGIEVCRLIRAESGVPIVMLTAKSDTVDVVVGLESGADDYIVKPFKPKELVARIRARLRRSEEPAPEQLTIGDLVIDVAGHSVKREGQSIALTPLEFDLLVALARKPWQVFTREVLLEQVWGYRHAADTRLVNVHVQRLRSKVERDPERPEIVVTVRGVGYKAGPS
- the mtnA gene encoding S-methyl-5-thioribose-1-phosphate isomerase; amino-acid sequence: MADQQAQSREGRKPSDIPALRWDEPPEGPVLVLLDQTRLPAEEVEVVCTDAPALVQAIRTLVVRGAPVLGIAGAYGVALAAARGFDVEEAADALAGARPTAVNLERGVRRAQRAYRAVLDGGGDVGEAAVAALAEARALHDEDATASEAMAVHGLALLDELLPGGGHRVLTHCNTGALVSGGEGTAFAVALAAHRVGRLRRLWVDETRPLLQGSRLTAYEAARNGMAYTLLTDNAAGSLFAAGEVDAVLIGADRIAADGSVANKVGSYPLAVLAHHHQVPFIVVAPATTVDTGTPDGAAIEVEQRGSHEVTEITAPLVQVAGVEAGGGVPVAPLGTQAYNPAFDVTPPELVTAVVTEHGVISPVTAQALAELCLRSRQVTIS
- a CDS encoding DUF7847 domain-containing protein is translated as MNDTPGWASPGSAPSDGKDQGTPEPAEPADQPHGPDTKWSKEQPPPGQWSAPGSTSPGQNPPPQPPPPGNGGPGGGGGPGGWGGGPAPRPGGGWGGGWGAPPAAAKPGVIPLRPLGVGEILDGAVSTMRAHWRTVLGISLGVAVVTQIVAVLVQGFLLDTGAGADVLSDPSASLDELSRAMGDTLLGSGVIQLITLLGTLVATALLTMVTSRAVLGRSAAIGEAWQDSRPQLLRLLGLTLLVPLICLAIVAVCTLPGILVAVAGSTDAGAALALLGGLVGAVLALWLLIRFSLASPALMLEKQGVFKSMSRSAKLVRGSWWRVLGIQLLATIIAAVVTSIISIPFTLIAAAFSGDNFSSFVDAASDVGWAFLIISAVGSVIAATITFPITAGVTVLLYIDQRIRREALDLELVRAAGLDGQGPGGPLGG